From the Streptomyces sp. NBC_00390 genome, the window GTGATCATCCCGCTCTTGATCAACATGGCTTAATCCTCGGGAAAGATGCAGGTCAGGAAGGGTGCAGGTACCTGCTCCCGCTCGGTCTTGCTGCATCGTTCCTGATCCTTCCGTTCCCACCAGGCTCCCATCCGTTCCCGTGCTGCGGCCCCAAGACCGTGATGAACGGCAGTGTTGCTGGTTGGAGCGGTGAGCCAATCCGGGGAGCTTCGCACCGGCATCGAGATGAACGCGGGCTCGCTTCCCCTACGCCCGAGGTTGAGTCAGTGACCGTTTCGCAGGGCAGCCGCGCACCGGTAGCTTAGCGTGCGCATACGAGAGTTGTGGCGGGTGCCACAGGAGCCACGTTCGGAGCGGCGACGTCAATGTGCCTCGGAAGGGGACGGCTGCCCGCGAGGGCGCGGTGGGATCCCGGAGACGGGCGGGATGTACCGCGTGCCGATCGAGGGCGTCAGTGCCTGGACCATCGGCGACTTCAGCTACTCCGACCACTGACCAACTGTCGCGCCGAGAATGATTCGGTACGCGGTGAGGGTCCGACCGGCGTGTTCCGGTCGGACCCTCATCGCTGCTTTGGTGGCGGCTCGCGCCTGCCCGTCGGTCAGGCTGCCGCAGGGGCGCCGAGCATCGCGGAAGCCTCTTGCAACGGGTTGAGAACGCGCGTGGGCGCGGCGGCCGAGGGAAGGCCGCGGCAGGTGAAGCCGAGCTGGGTCATGGCTCGGAGGACTTCGCCGGCGCTGAAGTCGCGGCGGTCCTGGCGTGTGACGACCTGGCCGACCTGCTTGACGGGGTAGGTGCGGCGGCCGATGATCACGGACTCGCCGGAAGCCTGCTCGGGCTTGACGCCCTTCATCGACTCCAGGACGCCGCTCTTGGTGAGGTCGAATGGGAAGCGGGCGATGACACAGCGCATGATGCCTCACAGGAGTGGACCGAAGGGGGATGGTTCTGCCGCGGTTGAGGCGGTTCAGCGAGCAAGGGCGAGGACGCCCAGAGTGCTGCCGTGTTCGTCGACCACAGGCAGGGCATTGAGCCGGCTGTAACGCATCGCGTGCTCGGCTTCGGCCAGGGTGGTCAGGGGAGGGGGGAACGGCCCTCGGTCACCGAGGATGTCGCGCAGCTGGATCCGGTCCGTGTACGCGGAGCTGTCACGGGCCGCGGTGAGCTGGGCCTGGGTGAGAAGTCCGGTGCACAGGCCGTCGTTGTCGCAGACGATGAGGTGTCCGGTGCGGGCGCTGGCCATGACGGACAGGGCGACCTCGACAGTCATGTCGTCGCAGACCTGCGGTCCGCCGGTGTCCATGGCGTCGGCCGCCGTCCTGTGCACGGGGGTGGCACTCATCGAGTAGGGCTGCATCTGAACCAGCGTCAAAAGGTGCCTCCTGCAGTGGTGGGCGAGTTTCCTGATCACGAAGGTTCTAGGCCGCCGCGTCGAAGGAGGTCTGCCGCGCTGTCATGCGCCGGGCCGCCGAAGCGGGGCTGCGTCGGCCGCGTGAGAACGCGCTGCGCTGACGCCGCTCGACTACCGGCGCGGTGATCGTCACGGGGATGCCGGAGGGGGTCTGGGCGCCGGTGATCTGGCTGAGTGCCTCTCCGCCGGAGCGGACCTGGGTGGTCTGGGGCACGATGCCGGCCGCTGTCATGAGGCGGGTCATGTCCCGGCGCTGGTTGGGGGTGACCAGGGTGACGACGCTGCCGGACTCCCCGGCCCGCGCGGTACGGCCGCCGCGGTGGAGGTAGTCCTTGTGGTCGGTCGGCGGGTCGATATTGACGACGAGGTCGAGGTCGTCGACGTGGATGCCGCGGGCGGCGACGTTCGTGGCCACGAGCACGGTGACGTGTCCGGTCTTGAACTGGGCCAGGGTCCGGGTGCGTTGGGGCTGCGACTTGCCGCCGTGCAGGGCGGCGGCCCGCACCCCGCTGTTCAGCAGGTCTTGTGTCAGCCGGTCGACGGCGTGCTTGGTGTCCAGGAACATGATCACCCTGCCGTCGCGGGCCGCGATCTCGGTGGTCGTCCGGTGCTTGTCGGCGCCGTGGACGTGCAGCACGTGGTGCTCCATCGTGGTGACCGCGCCCGCGGACGGGTCGACGGAGTGGACGACGGGGTCGGTGAGGTAACGGCGGACCAGGCGGTCGACGTTGCGGTCGAGGGTGGCGGAGAACAGCATCCGCTGGCCCTCGGGGCGTACCTGGTCCAGGAGTGCGGTGACCTGGGGCATGAAGCCCATGTCGGCCATCTGGTCGGCCTCGTCCAGGACGGTGATCGCGACCTGATTGAGTCGGCAGTCGCCGCGGTCGATGAGGTCCTTGAGCCGGCCCGGCGTCGCGACGACGACCTCGGCGCCGCCCCGCAGCACATTGGCCTGCCTGCCGATCGACATTCCGCCGACGACGGTGGCAAGCCGCAGCTTCACCGAGCGGGCGTAGGGGGTGAGTGCGTCGGTCACCTGCTGGGCAAGCTCACGCGTCGGCACGAGGACCAGGGCCAGCGGCTGGCGGGGCTCGGCGCGCTGCCCGGCGGTGCGGGCCAGCAGGGCCAGGCCGAAGGCGAGGGTCTTGCCGGAGCCGGTGCGCCCGCGTCCCAGGGCGTCGCGGCCCGCGAGGGTGTTGGGCAGGGTCGCACCCTGGATCGGGAAGGGGACGCTCACGCCTTGCGCGGTCAGTGTGGCCAGCAGTTGGGCGGGCATGTCGAGGTCGGCGAACGCCTCGACCGCGGGCAGCGCCGGAGTGATCGTCTTCGGCAGGGCGAACTCGCCCTGAACCGCGGCGGGCCGCCGGCCGTGGCCGCCCGAGCGGACCGGAGCGCCGGAACGGGTCGGGGCGGGCGAGCCGAAGCGGGCGCCCCGCCTCGAACCGGCGCGGGACCCGAAAGCGGGGTCCTCGGTCCGGCGGGGGCGGGAGGAACGGCCGTTCGTACGTGTGGGGTTCATCGAGAACCTTCCTTGATACGGCGCGTATCAAGGAATTCCCGCAGCGAAAGAGCAGCGCGGGGAATCACAAGAACGAACCGAATGGAAATGCGAAAGAGGAATGTGGCTTGCAGTGAATCCGGTGCGGGATGCAAGCTATGAAATAGGTGACGTCATGTGGACGTGAAATCCCGGACGTCGACCGGTACACGGAAAGGCGCGTATCCCTGAGGATGGGGCTGCGGGCAGTGTCGTCCCCCAGGTGACACCGCTGTCGGAAACGTCCGTAGCTGGGGCCCGCACCCCGAGGGATGCGGGCCCCAGCTACGAAGTCCGCGTCAGCGTCAGGCGGGAACGATGTTCTCGGCCGTCGGGCCCTTCTGGCCCGTCGCGATGTCGAAGGTGACCTTCTGGCCTTCGAGCAGCTCGCGGAAGCCTTGGGCGGCGATGTTCGAGAAGTGGGCGAACACGTCGGCGCCCCCACCGTCCTGCTCGATGAAGCCGAAACCCTTGGCCGCGTTGAACCACTTCACTGTGCCTGACGCCATGCCATATCTCCTTTGGGGCAGTACGCCGGGACCCGCGATGTGCGGATACCGGGTCGCCGCGATGATGCCCCGTCCGGAAAAAGACCGGCAATACAAAAAGCTCCAGATTGCCGGGAAATTCCGGCGAAGGAGCTCGAAAGTTTT encodes:
- a CDS encoding SCO5918 family protein, whose product is MRCVIARFPFDLTKSGVLESMKGVKPEQASGESVIIGRRTYPVKQVGQVVTRQDRRDFSAGEVLRAMTQLGFTCRGLPSAAAPTRVLNPLQEASAMLGAPAAA
- a CDS encoding CBS domain-containing protein, with amino-acid sequence MTLVQMQPYSMSATPVHRTAADAMDTGGPQVCDDMTVEVALSVMASARTGHLIVCDNDGLCTGLLTQAQLTAARDSSAYTDRIQLRDILGDRGPFPPPLTTLAEAEHAMRYSRLNALPVVDEHGSTLGVLALAR
- a CDS encoding DEAD/DEAH box helicase yields the protein MNPTRTNGRSSRPRRTEDPAFGSRAGSRRGARFGSPAPTRSGAPVRSGGHGRRPAAVQGEFALPKTITPALPAVEAFADLDMPAQLLATLTAQGVSVPFPIQGATLPNTLAGRDALGRGRTGSGKTLAFGLALLARTAGQRAEPRQPLALVLVPTRELAQQVTDALTPYARSVKLRLATVVGGMSIGRQANVLRGGAEVVVATPGRLKDLIDRGDCRLNQVAITVLDEADQMADMGFMPQVTALLDQVRPEGQRMLFSATLDRNVDRLVRRYLTDPVVHSVDPSAGAVTTMEHHVLHVHGADKHRTTTEIAARDGRVIMFLDTKHAVDRLTQDLLNSGVRAAALHGGKSQPQRTRTLAQFKTGHVTVLVATNVAARGIHVDDLDLVVNIDPPTDHKDYLHRGGRTARAGESGSVVTLVTPNQRRDMTRLMTAAGIVPQTTQVRSGGEALSQITGAQTPSGIPVTITAPVVERRQRSAFSRGRRSPASAARRMTARQTSFDAAA
- a CDS encoding cold-shock protein, producing MASGTVKWFNAAKGFGFIEQDGGGADVFAHFSNIAAQGFRELLEGQKVTFDIATGQKGPTAENIVPA